From the unidentified bacterial endosymbiont genome, one window contains:
- the lafU gene encoding putative lateral flagellar export/assembly protein LafU, with product MRKAANRRDRGAKTTIIRRQIKKNHGGHHGGAWKVAFADFTLAMMALFMTLWIVNSVSKSDRENIVAALHGQSIFKGGGLGSLNKIGKDPILPGAKGKNGGRILPENAATPKEVAKVSEETAKKAQDVNQKTAQLKKKSATELGELATSIESIARKAHMETNLEMEIVPQGLRVLIKDDQNRNMFERGSARITPFFRSLLNELAPVFDSLDNKIIITGHTDAMAYKNNIYNNWNLSGDRALSARRVLELAGMPEDKVMQVSAMADQMLLDADHPESAGNRRIEIMVLTRSASDTLYQYFGQHGEKVVRPLVDKIDKQQQIISQRHSLVNR from the coding sequence ATGAGAAAGGCGGCGAACCGTCGCGATCGTGGGGCGAAAACCACCATTATCCGGCGTCAAATCAAAAAGAATCACGGTGGGCATCACGGCGGCGCGTGGAAGGTTGCGTTCGCTGACTTTACGCTGGCGATGATGGCGCTTTTCATGACGCTGTGGATTGTGAACAGCGTCAGCAAATCCGATCGCGAAAACATCGTGGCGGCGCTACATGGTCAGTCGATTTTCAAAGGCGGCGGGCTGGGATCGCTGAACAAAATTGGCAAAGATCCGATACTGCCGGGCGCGAAGGGGAAAAACGGCGGCCGTATTCTGCCTGAGAATGCAGCCACGCCGAAAGAGGTGGCGAAAGTCAGCGAGGAGACGGCGAAAAAGGCCCAGGACGTGAATCAGAAAACGGCGCAACTGAAGAAAAAATCGGCGACCGAACTCGGCGAGCTGGCGACCAGCATTGAGTCTATTGCCCGTAAGGCGCACATGGAAACGAACCTTGAGATGGAGATTGTTCCTCAGGGGCTGCGCGTGCTGATCAAAGACGACCAGAACCGCAACATGTTTGAGCGCGGCAGCGCCAGGATCACGCCATTCTTCCGCTCGCTGCTGAATGAGCTCGCGCCGGTATTTGATTCGCTGGACAACAAAATCATCATTACCGGCCATACTGATGCAATGGCGTATAAAAACAATATTTATAACAACTGGAACCTCTCGGGTGACAGGGCGCTGTCGGCGCGCCGGGTACTGGAGCTGGCGGGGATGCCGGAGGATAAGGTGATGCAGGTCAGTGCGATGGCGGATCAGATGCTGCTTGATGCCGATCATCCGGAAAGCGCGGGCAACCGCCGCATTGAGATTATGGTCCTGACCCGGAGCGCCTCTGACACGCTATATCAATATTTTGGCCAGCACGGAGAGAAAGTTGTCCGGCCGCTGGTGGACAAAATCGATAAGCAGCAACAGATTATCTCTCAGCGGCACAGCCTGGTTAACAGGTAA